One segment of Falco rusticolus isolate bFalRus1 chromosome 3, bFalRus1.pri, whole genome shotgun sequence DNA contains the following:
- the KIAA2013 gene encoding uncharacterized protein KIAA2013 homolog isoform X1 — MWLQQRLKGLPGLLSSSWARRLLLLLALLLAACWYLGAGRARRGTGGGAGRGAEPRGAAALCLQAATGAWRAQAERGDALPLPEDAAGGGAGPALAGNGFLLLDAAAGRLWVSAAGAGGPALATEYPALVRLRALGGRGEARAALAALRDGAVWRVRCVQTGAGAGAGECVTVREEVVAHRSRPHLYLQRIRIANPTERVAAFEASAPAPAVSPGGRFATSLEKVEDRQFLLSSGRLLLAGSPKVVLMVVAAKKLVSRVQVAPKSHFDETVLSVVYTSEPIEVSRLEETFSKLRESARKEMLEVMQMRVEDLFQEHQQTWSDLFISGIEMRKITDLHTPSSETVNMTLYYVLSSMPAPLLDPLITGEDREKMEASLNYADHCFSGHATMHAENLWPAKLTSVTQILQLSDLWKLTLQKRGCKGLVAAGVHGLMQGMVLSFGGLQFTENHLQFQADPEVLHNSYSLRGIHYNKDLINLAVLLDAEGKPFLHVSVKFQDKPVKLYACEAGCMNEPVELTSEARGHTFPVMVTQPITPLLYISTDLIHLQDLRHTLHLKSILAHEEHMAKQYPGLPFLFWFSVASLITLFHLFLFKLIYNEYCGPGAKPLFRSKV, encoded by the exons ATGTGGCTGCAGCAGCGGCTGaaggggctgccggggctgctctccagcagctgggcgcggcggctgctgctgctgctggcgctgctgcTGGCGGCCTGCTGGTACCtgggggcgggccgggcgcggcggggcacgggggggggggccgggcggggggccgagccccgcggcgccgccgcccTCTGCCTGCAGGCGGCCACGGGCGCCTGGCGGGCGCAGGCCGAGCGCGGCGATGCGCTGCCGCTGCCCGAGGATgcggccgggggcggcgcggggccggcgctgGCGGGTAACGGCTTCCTGCTGCTGGACGCGGCCGCCGGCCGCCTCTGGGTGtcggcggcgggggcgggcggcccggcgctGGCCACCGAGTACCCGGCGCTGGTGCGGCTGAGGGCGCTGGGCGGGCGCGGCGAGGCGCGGGCGGCGCTGGCGGCGCTGCGGGACGGCGCCGTGTGGCGGGTGCGCTGCGTGCAGacgggggccggggcgggcgccgGCGAGTGCGTGACGGTGCGGGAGGAGGTGGTGGCGCACCGCAGCCGGCCGCACCTTTACCTGCAGCGCATCCGCATCGCCAACCCCACCGAGCGCGTGGCTGCCTTCGAGGCctcggccccggcccctgccgTCTCGCCGGGCGGCCGCTTTGCCACCAGCCTGGAGAAGGTGGAGGACCGGCAGTTCCTGCTCTCCTCCGGCCGCCTGCTGCTGGCCGGCAGCCCCAAGGTGGTGCTCATGGTGGTGGCTGCCAAGAAGCTCGTGAGCCGGGTGCAGGTCGCGCCCAAATCCCACTTCGATGAGACCGTGCTCTCTGTGGTGTACACCTCGGAGCCCATCGAGGTCTCTCGGCTGGAGGAGACCTTCAGCAAGCTGAGGGAGTCGGCCAGGAAGGAGATGCTGGAGGTGATGCAGATGCGGGTGGAAGATCTCTTCCAGGAGCACCAACAGACCTGGTCTGACCTCTTCATTTCAG GGATTGAAATGAGAAAGATCACAGATTTGCATACACCGTCCAGTGAGACCGTTAACATGACGCTCTACTACGTGCTGTCAAGCATGCCAGCCCCTCTGCTAGATCCACTCATTACTGGggaggacagagaaaaaatgGAAGCCAGCCTGAACTATGCTGACCACTGCTTCAGTGGCCACGCAACCATGCACGCAGAGAACCTGTGGCCAGCAAAGCTGACCAGTGTCACCCAGATCTTGCAGCTCTCAGACCTGTGGAAGCTAACTCTCCAGAAACGAGGATGCAAGGGTCTTGTGGCAGCTGGAGTCCATGGACTTATGCAGGGAATGGTGCTTAGTTTTGGGGGTCTGCAGTTCACGGAAAACCATCTTCAGTTTCAGGCTGACCCTGAGGTACTTCACAACAGCTATTCCTTACGTGGGATCCATTACAATAAGGACTTGATTAATCTAGCTGTTCTGCTGGATGCTGAAGGAAAGCCCTTCTTGCATGTGTCTGTGAAATTCCAAGACAAGCCAGTTAAACTATACGCATGTGAGGCGGGCTGTATGAATGAGCCTGTGGAGCTGACCTCAGAGGCACGAGGTCATACGTTCCCTGTCATGGTGACTCAACCCATCACACCACTGCTTTATATATCAACAGATTTGATCCACTTGCAGGACCTGAGACACACGCTCCATCTAAAATCTATTCTGGCTCATGAGGAACACATGGCCAAGCAATACCCAGGCTTACCCTTCCTGTTCTGGTTCAGCGT